Proteins encoded in a region of the Labrus bergylta chromosome 9, fLabBer1.1, whole genome shotgun sequence genome:
- the zdhhc24 gene encoding probable palmitoyltransferase ZDHHC24 encodes MTSLASKAFCRVERLCHHLPVLLNTFLVFSITGEVSYLVLVEAPLEADQKKTEWSAWWKAVHLLAQYFMLVNICWNAMLFLRTSPSIKGVFLGGEGMGQGWRYCYTCETHTPPRCSHCYDCNVCVLRRDHHCVFFGRCVGFRNYRYFLSCLLFMWSGLLYATLMNAEVFIVILKEGVTLHSVLLLLIPWIMLVSGQVSAQAFAFAFIADTCVVGFLLVSAFFFFHLFLMFRGQTTREWYSNRRPYSLGLPGNLSHSLGIRWYICWLSPLIQSPLPGDGINFRVTGSLDPTR; translated from the exons ATGACGAGCTTAGCGAGTAAAGCTTTTTGCAGGGTGGAGAGGCTGTGTCACCACCTCCCCGTACTCCTCAACACCTTCTTGGTCTTCTCTATCACCGGGGAGGTGAGCTACCTGGTCCTGGTCGAGGCTCCGCTGGAGGCAGACCAGAAGAAGACGGAGTGGTCCGCCTGGTGGAAAGCCGTCCACCTGCTGGCCCAGTACTTCATGCTGGTTAACATCTGCTGGAACGCCATGCTGTTCCTCAGAACCAGTCCCAGTATCAAAGGGGTGTTCCTGGGAGGAGAAGGCATGGGACAGGGGTGGAG GTACTGTTACACGTGTGAGACCCACACTCCGCCTCGCTGCTCCCACTGCTATGACTGCAATGTTTGCGTGCTGCGGCGAGATCACCACTGCGTCTTTTTTGGCCGCTGCGTGGGCTTCCGTAACTACCGCTACTTTCTGAGCTGCTTGTTATTTATGTGGTCTGGGCTCCTGTATGCCACCTTGATGAATGCAGAGGTCTTCATTGTCATATTGAAGGAGGGTGTGACTTTACACAGCGTCCTACTGCTGCTCATACCCTGGATCATGCTCGTTTCAG GCCAGGTCTCTGCGCAAGCCTTTGCCTTCGCCTTCATCGCTGACACCTGCGTGGTGGGCTTCCTACTGGTGtctgcctttttcttcttccatctCTTCCTAATGTTTCGGGGACAGACCACCAGGGAGTGGTATTCAAATCGTAGACCCTACAGCCTGGGACTCCCTGGAAACCTGAGCCACTCTCTGGGCATTCGCTGGTACATCTGCTGGCTCTCCCCGCTCATCCAATCACCTCTCCCGGGAGATGGGATAA